A genome region from Arachis duranensis cultivar V14167 chromosome 8, aradu.V14167.gnm2.J7QH, whole genome shotgun sequence includes the following:
- the LOC107461509 gene encoding IRK-interacting protein: MMDATATTTTTMSTAQIFEDHKSKNNGKPEISREEIQTAIAKAVELRALHAALTQGSSPANARFPSPSPASHYSAHDYPVFTPSYEDDPLAGGYHHQNPTRSESWDENPLEGGNTTMENIAPDYKEKSCSRKGLPFGFSNLDSHTCSAEDSKSVTGSCANNITVLQSSPANDYFKLRRRNSLEDLRPVSSCNRCKPAIITSEFESTRNSRSSNIVVPLTDSHASFQTQPKSKGVMSWLFPRFKKKHSKNVMMSSPNRTESEEVSQVLKDMGIVSIETLKRELMEANESRDAALMEVSEMRTSLGELKQKLEYLENYCEELKNALKHGVARKESTQRGALHEGSNGEENLMPVNEEVMVEGFLQMVSESRLSVKQFCKQLICQVEETDQCLIHNLNLLLQPYRLSLNSKYSKAVLYHFESFINQSLYQDFENCVFQKNGCAKFLDPRQDRQAQFSSFVALRNLSWNEVLKKGTKYYSEEFSKFCDQKMSGIITLLNWTRPWPEQLLQAFFVAAKCIWLLHLLAFSFNPPLGILRVEENRSFDLQYMEDMVNDRQRSQGPNRVKIMVNPGFYVQDRILRCKVLCRHKSAP; this comes from the exons ATGATGGATGCAACtgctaccaccaccaccaccatgaGCACTGCACAGATTTTTGAAGATCATAAGAGCAAGAACAATGGCAAGCCTGAAATAAGCAGAGAAGAAATCCAAACAGCCATAGCCAAAGCAGTGGAGCTAAGAGCACTACATGCTGCTTTGACACAAGGAAGTAGCCCTGCCAATGCTAGATTCCCATCACCTTCCCCTGCTTCTCACTACTCTGCTCATGATTACCCTGTTTTCACACCA AGCTATGAAGATGACCCTTTGGCAGGAGGGTATCATCATCAGAACCCAACAAGATCGGAAAGTTGGGATGAGAACCCCTTAGAAGGAGGAAACACCACCATGGAAAACATTGCTCCAGATTACAAAGAGAAATCATGTTCAAGAAAGGGATTACCTTTTGGTTTCTCCAACTTAGATTCTCACACATGTTCTGCTGAAGATAGCAAATCCGTGACCGGTTCTTGTGCAAACAACATCACAGTTCTTCAATCCTCACCTGCCAATGACTACTTTAAATTAAGAAGAAGGAACAGCTTGGAAGATTTGAGGCCGGTTTCGTCGTGCAATCGTTGCAAGCCTGCTATCATTACTAGTGAATTTGAGAGCACAAGGAACAGCAGAAGCTCCAACATTGTTGTTCCACTCACTGATTCTCATGCTTCTTTCCAAACACAGCCTAAAAGTAAAGGTGTTATGTCATGGCTATTTCCTCGGTTCAAGAAGAAGCATAGCAAGAATGTGATGATGAGTTCCCCAAACAGAACTGAATCTGAGGAAGTTTCTCAAGTTCTTAAGGACATGGGAATAGTTTCAATTGAGACACTCAAGAGGGAGTTAATGGAAGCAAATGAGAGTAGGGATGCAGCATTAATGGAAGTTTCTGAGATGAGAACTTCATTGGGGGAACTCAAGCAGAAGCTGGAATACTTGGAGAACTATTGTGAGGAGCTGAAGAATGCATTGAAGCATGGTGTGGCAAGAAAAGAGTCAACACAGAGAGGAGCTTTACATGAGGGGAGCAATGGAGAAGAGAATTTGATGCCTGTGAATGAAGAAGTCATGGTTGAGGGATTCCTACAGATGGTATCCGAATCGAGGCTATCAGTGAAGCAATTCTGCAAGCAACTTATCTGCCAAGTTGAAGAAACTGATCAATGTTTGATTCACAATTTGAACTTGCTTCTTCAACCATACAGGCTTTCACTCAATTCAAAGTACTCAAAAGCAGTATTGTATCATTTTGAATCCTTCATAAACCAATCTCTCTACCAAGACTTCGAGAATTGCGTGTTCCAGAAGAATGGCTGTGCCAAGTTCTTGGATCCTAGGCAGGATAGGCAGGCGCAATTCTCGTCTTTCGTGGCGCTGCGAAACTTGAGCTGGAATGAAGTGTTGAAGAAGGGTACAAAGTATTACAGTGAAGAATTTAGCAAGTTCTGTGATCAGAAAATGAGTGGTATAATCACATTACTGAATTGGACTAGGCCTTGGCCTGAGCAACTTCTTCAAGCTTTCTTTGTGGCAGCAAAATGCATATGGTTGCTGCATTTGTTGGCATTTTCTTTCAACCCTCCATTGGGAATCTTAAGGGTAGAAGAGAATAGGAGCTTTGATCTTCAATACATGGAAGATATGGTTAATGATAGGCAGAGATCACAGGGTCCAAATAGGGTTAAGATCATGGTGAATCCAGGATTTTATGTTCAGGATAGGATCTTAAGGTGTAAAGTTCTTTGCAGGCACAAGTCTGCACCTTAA